CTGAACGCCAAACCGTGGGTCGTCGTCGCGCGGTTCGAGCGCAAGCACCTCGACGTAAACCGCTCGCGCGAGCAGGCTTACGAGAGCGATAAGGCGAAGCCGTACTACGATGCGTACCACGACCCGCTCGCGGCGGCGTGCAAGGCCGTCAAGGAAAAGTACGGGCGCGGGATTCTGCTCGATATCCACGGCCAGAGCGTGCATCAGGGGTCGATTTGCCGCGGCACGCAGAACCTCAAAACGGTGAAGTTGCTCAAGGACCGCGAGGGCATGGCCGCGATCCGCGGGAAGAACAGCGTGCTCGGCCGCATGGAGAAGCTCGGCTACAAGATCCTCCCGCCGGGCGACTCGGAGGAAACCGCGAAGGAAGAAGCGCAGTTCACCGGCGGGCACATCGTCGCCACCTACGGCAGCCACACCGCGTTCGCAATCGACGCGATCCAAGTCGAACTCGGCACCGAGCTGCGAGCACGCGAGCAGTACGCGACCACCGCAAAAGACCTCGCGGAATCGGTTCGCGTGTTTTACGATGCTTATCTGAAGGACGAAAAGAAGTAGTACCGCGTGTGAACCGAACCCGGGAGCAAGCCCGTGACCGCACCCGTTTCGCGCCGCGAGGCCCTCGCCACCGGAGTGGCCGTTACCACCGGGGCACTCGGCGCGTTTGCCGCGCCGGTACCCAAGAGCGATGACAAGTCGTGGGTCGGTAAGACGGTCCTGCCCAAAAAGGCGGACCCGATCGGTGCCTATTATGAGCCCGCCCGCCCCGGTTCGTCCGAACCGACGAAGCTGTTCCGCACGCTTTACGCGGCGGCGTGGGACGTGAAAGCCGAGAAGGACACCAGCGTCCAGGTACTCGACACGGACGGGACCGTGTGCTGGGTCGAGAAAGAGCGCCTCGTGCCACTCGCGGACGCGATCGACTTCTTCACGAAGGCGCTCAAGGACGATGAAAAGGACGCCTACGCCTACAACTTCCGCGGTTGGGCGAAGTACCTCCTCGGCAAGCCCAACGACGCGGTGAAGGACTTTGACGAGTTCCTGAAGTTGGCCCCGGTCGGCCCCGGCCCCGGCCCCAATCCCAACCGCGCCGTCGGGCTCAGCAACCGCGGGTTGGTGCTCGCGGAGTTGGGCAAGTTCGGTGGGGCCATCAAGGATCTCGACGAGGCCGTGAAGCTCGGCCACCCCCCGGCGCAACTCAACCGCGGCTGGGCTTACGAGATGAAAGGCGAGTACAAACGCGCGGACGCGGACTATGCCGCGGTCCTCGCGGGCACCCCGGACGACGCGCTGGCACTGAACAACTCCGCGTGGTTGCGCGCGACGTGCCCGAGTGCCGAATTTCGAGACGGTAAGGCGGCCGTGAAATTCGCGAAACGCGCGTGCGAGCTAACGGGCAACCGCGAGGGCGGGTTTCTCGATACGCTCGCGGCGGCACACGCCGAAGTCGATGATTTCAGCGCTGCGGTGAAGGCGCAGGAACTCGCGCTAACGGACCGCGGGTACGCGAAGAAGTGCGACGAGGACGCGCAAAAGCGACTGCAACTCTACAAAGCCCGAAAACCGTTCCGCACAGAACCACCGAAGGCGCAATAAGCCTGGGATCGCGGACGTCCCGTCCACTGCATTCCACCGGCCACTCTCGCTGCGTAATCGTCGCAGCACGTCAAACGAGCCGCGACCGCAAGGGAGCGGGCAGAGGCTTCCCGATGTTGGCTGAGCGGTAAATGGCGGTAGTGCCTCCCGCTCCCTTGCGATCGCGGCTCGTTCCGACCCGGTTGACGGAACCGCACTCACCGACCGGTAGCGCCTTCCGCTTCCTCGCGACTCGTTAGCTGAAACCCAAAACCGGAGTGGATACGAGAAAAGTCGCGGGCCGAATGCCCGCGACTTTCGTTTCGGTTGAAGCACAAAGTGTCGCGCTTGAATACGGGACGTCCGCGGTCCCGGGTGCGAGCTATACCCCGCGCTCGATCTTCGTGTTTTCGTCGAGGCTGATCGAGGTCAGTTCGCCGTTGGGCTTGGTGAAGCGGACCACGGGCACCACCAGATCGTCCTCTTTGACGCGCTCCGTGGTGACGCCGGTTTGCAGGTACGCGAGGCCGCGGAATTCGCCCGTGGCCTCCGCGTTCCACTTCTTGGCGCCCACGCGGACCGCCTGCGTGATCTTGATCTTGTCGCCGGGCTTCAGCGCCCGGAGCAACTCCACGATCGCCGGATCGAGCCGGCGCGTCGGCAGGATGATCTTTTGGGCTGCGGTGTCCACGTTCAGGTGCCCTCCGCCGCGACCGCGGGCTTCGCTTCCCCGCGCACCAGCGCGATGCGCCCGGTGCGGGCCAGTTCCAGGATGCCGTAGGGCCGCATCAGTTCGATGAACGCCTCGACCTTCCCTTCCGTACCACTGATCTCGATCAGCACGTTGTTGTGCTGGATGTCCACCACCCGGCCGCGGAAGCTCTCGGACAGTTGGAACACTTCCGGGCGCTGGGCCGAGGTACACGTCACCTTGATGAGCATCAGGTCGCGCTCGACGAAATCCTCGGAACTGATGTCGTCCACGCGCACGACGGTGACGATCTTGTCGAGCTGCTTCCGCACCTGGTCGAGTACGTTGTCGTCACCGTTAACGACGAACGTCATGCGCGAGAGGTTGTGCGCCTCGGTCTCGCCGACCGCGAGGCTGTCGATGTTGAACCCGCGCGAGTGGAGCATCCCGGCGACGGTCGCCAGAACCCCCGGTTGATTCTGCACCAGAGCGGAAAGCACGTGCCGCATTGGGGAAACGCCCCCTCGTGGAAGAGAAAGTACCGGTAGTTGATGATAGAGAGACGCGAAAGGGCTTCAACGCCGGGCGCTGACAACCCCCACTTCTCGAATTGAGAATAGCGAGAAAAGCGGTGACGGCCTGCGAATGTTGACGGCACCGGGCAGAAGACTGGTGCAAATGCGCCGGCCCCTCCGCGGCAGAAGATGGTTCCCCGTCTTCGCCCCGGAGGGGCCGGCTTTCGTAGCACAGGGCTTCCGCCCTGTGCGTCCCTCGCGCAACATTTACTTCCGCTGCTGGATGATGACCCGGACGCCCTTCTTGTTCGACGAAATCACGTCGAGCAGGCCGTCGCCGTTGATGTCCGCGACCTCGAACTGCGTGCCGATGCCCGAGTCTTCGTCGATGGTCATCTTGGTGAAATGGACGATGCCGTCCGCGCCCTTCGTGTTCTTGAACCAGTAGATCGCGGCCGGGCCGTCGGAGCCGGGTTCGGCCTTGCCGTGGCTCCACCAGCGCTTGCCGGTAATGAGGTCCGGGCGCCCGTCGCCGTCGATGTCCTTGAAGTGCGCCGCGTGCGTTTCGCTCACGAGCTTCGGGAACAGGTCCACCTTCTCGAACGCCGGGTTCCCGCTCTTGTCGGTGGCGCGCTGCTTGTACCACCAGATGCCGAACTGGTGCGCGGACGAGCTGATGACGTCGGCCTTACCGTCGCCGTCCATGTCGAACGTGTACATGTCCGCGCACGCGGCGCCGAGGTTGGCCGGGTGGAACGTCCACGCGGTCTTGCCGTCGGTCTTCTCCGGTTGCTCCCACCAGCCGCCCGTGCAGATCACGTCCGCCCGCTTGTCGCCGTTGATGTCGCCGACGCCCAGCCCGTGGCTGAACTTCCGCGTGCCGGGCATTTCTTTACCGGTGTTAGCGACCGGCTTACCGTCCTTCACGTCCGGCGGAACGCTCGCTTCGCTGATCGGGTGCATGACCCACAGCGCCGTCGGGTCTTTCGGGTCCGGGGTGAAGTACGCCATCTGCCCGTCGGTCTCTTTGCCCTTCGGCTGCCAGCCCATCACCAGCACGCGCTTGCCCTTCTCGACGAGCTCCGTGTAGAGCGGCGTTTCGTTGCAGGCGGAGTGCCAGATGGTGTGTTTCTTCCAGTGCAGCGGCTTGCCGTCGGCGCCGGTGGCCTTGCCCTGGGGGTTCTCCATCCAGTAGCACGGCGCGCCCGGGAAATCGATCACGATGAGGTCCTGCCACCCGTCGCCGTTGATGTCCTCGGTCCAGCACGCGAACACGCGGCTGTAGTTGCCCAGACCGGTACCGTGGTCCTTGTACGGCTGCAACTCGTGCGGGGTCCAGTCCGGCGCCTCGTACCAGTATTCGCCGTTGAGCACGTCAATTTTGCCGTCCTTGTTCACGTCCGCGACGGCCACGCCTTCGGAGCGGAACTTCGCGTCCAGCACGGTCTTCTTCCAGGTGATCTTCGCGTCCTCGGCCTTGGGCGCCGCGACCGTTGAGGGCGCGAGCGCGAGGGCCAAGCCGAATGCGACGAGGGGCAGTACGGGTAGGAGCCGGCGCATGGGTGAGAGGTTCCTGACGAGGGAGGAGGGAGGGCAGTGATGTGGATTATGCGGTGATCGACGTGCGGAAGCAACGGGTAGCTGAAATGTCGCGCATCAGCCCCCTCGCAGATCCCACCGCTGGTCGCTCGCGTGCGAAATTGGCCGCGGGCGCGTCGCGCGCTGGAGCACCGGCAGAACGGCTCGTGCGTCCGCGTTCAATAAGCCGGCAGACCACACCGGGTTGAACTCCACCACGGCCCACCCGCGGTCGTCAATCCGCCCGACATCCACCACGAACGCGGGCGGTAGTTCGCCCTCCATCGCGGCACAGAGCCCCTCAACGACGTGCAAACCCGCAGTCGGTATCGGCGATGCCGTTGCACTCCAGCGCCACGCCGGGCGCCCATACGCGAGATAGGGCGAACCCGCGACCGCCTTTCCTTCGAGCACGAAGTAACGAAACTCCACCGACCACTCGACCGGCTCGCTGAGCAGAATCGGTGCCTCGGGCCGCGAGCGCCCGCACGTGCGGATGTCGCGCACGTCGGAATACAGCCCCGCGTCGAACCACTTGTCGAGCGGGTCGGCCGGCTTCACGAACGTCCGGCCGTCGAGCCGGTCGAGATCACCGAACGTCGCGGATTCGACGTGCCGACGCAGAAAGCGCTCCGGCACGCGCGTGAGCAAATCGAAGGACGGCTCGAGCAGCGCGAGATCCAGTGAACAGGCAGTTGACATCGCGAGCTCGGTGGTGACGTACACCACGGGATCGGGCACATCATCCGAGATCCAATCATCGGCCGCGCCGAGCACGGACCAGCCGATGCTTTCGGCCGCGGCAATCACGCGCTGATCGTACACAGCGGAAAGCGGCGGTGTTCCCCCAACGGAACACACAAACGACCGCGCCGCCACGATTAACGTGGGCATGGGAAACTCCAAAGTAACGAGGGATTAACAGCGAGAAGTGTCAGCAAGAAGGGAGCGAAACCAAAAGCAAAGACGGGCCAAGACGAAAGCGAATCTCAGGTGCGGGTGTCGTGTTTGCTGCGGCCGGAGAGGTGGGTGTAGTTAGGCCGGCTTGCTACTCGGCAGGAAGAATTCGGTGAGCTCTGATGGGTACACCACCTCCATACCGGCCTCGCATTCCACATGCGACTAAA
The Gemmata palustris DNA segment above includes these coding regions:
- a CDS encoding FG-GAP repeat domain-containing protein; this encodes MRRLLPVLPLVAFGLALALAPSTVAAPKAEDAKITWKKTVLDAKFRSEGVAVADVNKDGKIDVLNGEYWYEAPDWTPHELQPYKDHGTGLGNYSRVFACWTEDINGDGWQDLIVIDFPGAPCYWMENPQGKATGADGKPLHWKKHTIWHSACNETPLYTELVEKGKRVLVMGWQPKGKETDGQMAYFTPDPKDPTALWVMHPISEASVPPDVKDGKPVANTGKEMPGTRKFSHGLGVGDINGDKRADVICTGGWWEQPEKTDGKTAWTFHPANLGAACADMYTFDMDGDGKADVISSSAHQFGIWWYKQRATDKSGNPAFEKVDLFPKLVSETHAAHFKDIDGDGRPDLITGKRWWSHGKAEPGSDGPAAIYWFKNTKGADGIVHFTKMTIDEDSGIGTQFEVADINGDGLLDVISSNKKGVRVIIQQRK
- a CDS encoding ATP-grasp domain-containing protein, whose amino-acid sequence is MPTLIVAARSFVCSVGGTPPLSAVYDQRVIAAAESIGWSVLGAADDWISDDVPDPVVYVTTELAMSTACSLDLALLEPSFDLLTRVPERFLRRHVESATFGDLDRLDGRTFVKPADPLDKWFDAGLYSDVRDIRTCGRSRPEAPILLSEPVEWSVEFRYFVLEGKAVAGSPYLAYGRPAWRWSATASPIPTAGLHVVEGLCAAMEGELPPAFVVDVGRIDDRGWAVVEFNPVWSAGLLNADARAVLPVLQRATRPRPISHASDQRWDLRGG
- the ilvN gene encoding acetolactate synthase small subunit yields the protein MRHVLSALVQNQPGVLATVAGMLHSRGFNIDSLAVGETEAHNLSRMTFVVNGDDNVLDQVRKQLDKIVTVVRVDDISSEDFVERDLMLIKVTCTSAQRPEVFQLSESFRGRVVDIQHNNVLIEISGTEGKVEAFIELMRPYGILELARTGRIALVRGEAKPAVAAEGT
- a CDS encoding N-formylglutamate amidohydrolase, yielding MGRPFSAAAALLFPALAVFTPAAPDAPKPADFVSVQKGTLPVIISAPHGGRKKIPDVPERVATGLTNFQTVRDENTAELVEKLVAEIEKSLNAKPWVVVARFERKHLDVNRSREQAYESDKAKPYYDAYHDPLAAACKAVKEKYGRGILLDIHGQSVHQGSICRGTQNLKTVKLLKDREGMAAIRGKNSVLGRMEKLGYKILPPGDSEETAKEEAQFTGGHIVATYGSHTAFAIDAIQVELGTELRAREQYATTAKDLAESVRVFYDAYLKDEKK
- a CDS encoding tetratricopeptide repeat protein gives rise to the protein MTAPVSRREALATGVAVTTGALGAFAAPVPKSDDKSWVGKTVLPKKADPIGAYYEPARPGSSEPTKLFRTLYAAAWDVKAEKDTSVQVLDTDGTVCWVEKERLVPLADAIDFFTKALKDDEKDAYAYNFRGWAKYLLGKPNDAVKDFDEFLKLAPVGPGPGPNPNRAVGLSNRGLVLAELGKFGGAIKDLDEAVKLGHPPAQLNRGWAYEMKGEYKRADADYAAVLAGTPDDALALNNSAWLRATCPSAEFRDGKAAVKFAKRACELTGNREGGFLDTLAAAHAEVDDFSAAVKAQELALTDRGYAKKCDEDAQKRLQLYKARKPFRTEPPKAQ